A single genomic interval of Polaribacter vadi harbors:
- a CDS encoding FecR family protein, producing the protein MEDKNNILKWLNRETSDEELARLQESKDFKTLEKIAHYASQIETPKVNVDKALEDFKLRTQKTAKKGRVFPFNFKQISKYAAIIVVLLTTSYFLFFNNETSFKTQFSQTKTFNLPDNSEVILNSNSSITFNKNKWKSNRHLTLDGEAFFKVQKGKKFTVNTEIGEVTVLGTKFNVKERTNYFEVKTYEGLVSVAYKDTLVKLSKGTIFKVVNGTIDTVNTFDINENSWLQKESNFKSTALRFVLKEIENQFGYTIETKDIDLDILYSGGFTHADVDIALQSVTIPLQLSYKIEGEKIIIFNYDN; encoded by the coding sequence ATGGAAGATAAAAATAACATCTTAAAATGGCTAAACAGAGAAACTTCTGATGAAGAATTAGCACGTTTACAAGAATCTAAAGATTTTAAAACTTTAGAGAAAATTGCACATTATGCTTCTCAAATAGAAACACCAAAAGTAAATGTTGATAAAGCACTTGAAGACTTTAAATTAAGAACACAAAAAACCGCTAAAAAAGGAAGGGTATTTCCTTTTAACTTTAAACAAATCTCTAAATATGCAGCAATAATTGTTGTGTTATTAACAACTTCTTATTTCTTATTTTTTAATAACGAAACTAGTTTTAAAACGCAATTTTCGCAAACAAAAACCTTTAATTTACCAGACAATTCTGAGGTAATTTTAAACTCGAATTCTTCAATTACTTTTAATAAAAATAAATGGAAAAGTAATAGACATTTAACCTTAGATGGTGAAGCTTTTTTTAAAGTCCAAAAAGGGAAAAAATTTACGGTAAACACAGAAATTGGAGAGGTAACTGTTTTAGGTACAAAGTTTAACGTAAAAGAAAGAACCAACTATTTTGAAGTTAAAACCTATGAAGGTTTAGTAAGTGTTGCTTATAAAGATACACTTGTAAAGCTATCAAAAGGAACCATTTTTAAAGTAGTAAATGGTACTATTGATACTGTAAATACTTTTGATATTAACGAAAATTCTTGGTTGCAAAAAGAATCTAATTTTAAAAGTACAGCCTTACGTTTTGTGCTAAAAGAAATAGAAAATCAGTTTGGCTACACCATTGAAACAAAAGATATTGATTTAGATATTTTGTATTCTGGAGGTTTTACACATGCTGATGTAGATATTGCATTGCAATCTGTTACAATTCCTTTACAATTATCGTATAAAATTGAAGGTGAAAAAATTATCATTTTTAATTATGATAACTAA
- a CDS encoding RNA polymerase sigma factor gives MTNKSLCDEIYFNEFYTTHIQSASNFAYYKSGDKNTSLDLAQEAFIKIWENCRKIDFLKAKSYLFTVINNLFLNKIKHQKVVFEYAKSSPYLDVDNQTPEYLLEEEEFKVKLKNAIADLTEGEREVFLMNRIDGKKYREIAEMLELSQKAVEKRMSSALKKLRTKIDGI, from the coding sequence ATGACTAATAAATCTCTTTGTGATGAAATTTATTTTAATGAGTTTTATACTACTCATATACAGTCTGCTAGTAACTTTGCATACTACAAATCTGGTGATAAAAATACCTCTTTAGATTTAGCACAAGAAGCTTTTATAAAAATATGGGAAAATTGTAGAAAAATAGATTTTTTAAAAGCAAAGTCTTACTTGTTTACAGTTATTAACAATCTTTTTCTAAATAAAATAAAGCACCAAAAGGTGGTATTTGAATACGCAAAAAGTAGTCCTTATTTAGATGTAGATAACCAAACTCCTGAATATTTATTAGAAGAAGAAGAGTTTAAAGTAAAACTAAAAAATGCCATTGCAGATTTAACTGAAGGTGAACGTGAGGTTTTTTTAATGAATAGAATTGATGGTAAAAAATACAGAGAAATTGCAGAAATGCTAGAACTGTCGCAAAAAGCAGTAGAAAAAAGAATGTCATCAGCATTAAAAAAATTAAGAACTAAAATTGATGGGATTTAA
- a CDS encoding membrane metalloprotease: MKNIFSSLLFVFAVLISCTSETDEMVTNNPTDNVNTALNRQATGSSANDLLSDSSFKKIIVEVGYIEGFKPSETALNNFKNFIINRVHKSQGVEFKTKEIAPTGKEVYTLDEVVNLEKQHRTQYNVGSTISIWVLFIDGKSSNDTNTGAVLGSAYWNTSFVIYEKTIHSLSNSPFEPNRSLLETAVINHEFGHLLGLTNLGTNLQSDHEDTEHPKHCNVESCLMFWAAETSQGIGNMLSGGQAPTLDAQCLADLKANGGK, translated from the coding sequence ATGAAAAATATTTTTTCAAGCTTACTATTTGTTTTTGCAGTTCTTATTTCATGCACCTCAGAAACAGATGAGATGGTTACTAACAACCCAACAGATAATGTAAATACAGCATTAAACAGGCAAGCTACAGGTTCATCTGCAAATGATTTACTTTCTGATAGTAGCTTCAAAAAGATAATTGTAGAGGTTGGGTATATAGAAGGTTTTAAGCCATCAGAAACCGCTTTAAATAATTTTAAGAATTTTATAATTAATAGAGTGCATAAGTCACAAGGAGTTGAGTTTAAGACTAAAGAAATTGCACCAACAGGAAAAGAAGTTTATACTTTAGATGAAGTAGTAAATTTAGAAAAACAACACAGAACACAATACAATGTAGGCTCAACAATTTCAATTTGGGTATTGTTTATTGATGGCAAATCTTCTAACGATACCAATACTGGTGCAGTTTTAGGAAGTGCTTATTGGAATACGTCTTTTGTAATTTACGAAAAAACCATTCATAGTTTAAGTAATAGCCCTTTTGAACCCAATAGAAGTTTACTAGAAACTGCTGTTATTAACCACGAATTTGGTCATCTTTTGGGTTTAACAAACTTAGGAACCAATTTACAAAGTGATCATGAAGACACAGAACATCCAAAACATTGTAATGTAGAAAGTTGTTTAATGTTTTGGGCTGCAGAAACAAGCCAAGGAATAGGCAACATGCTTTCAGGTGGTCAAGCCCCAACATTAGACGCTCAATGCTTAGCAGATTTAAAAGCAAATGGAGGTAAATAA